From one Solanum stenotomum isolate F172 chromosome 12, ASM1918654v1, whole genome shotgun sequence genomic stretch:
- the LOC125848998 gene encoding two-pore potassium channel 3-like, whose protein sequence is MEKEPLLPSYLSPKASPYTYPSPISLCPLPEHNEISIPPVSVPLTPSELKERIIFGPAEASATAIDALTLNLTSPDHPASSSSTNLETADNQNSWLIDPNYPSWTKSNLHRSKTAPAMAVINDFEHSPVSKPPQFGKISIVGQGVALLILYLALGVAIYSFFKDHFKATETHPIVDALYFCIVTMCTIGYGDITPDSTPTKLFSILFVLVGFGFIDILLSGMVSYVLDLQENYLLRSIKSGKSHDARSYIIDVKKGRMRIRMKVALALGVVVLCIGVGVAVMHFVEKLGWIDAFYLSVMSVTTVGYGDRAFQSMTGRIFASVWLLVSTLAVARAFLYLAEARIDKRHRKMAKWVLDQDMTVAQFLAADIDNNGFVSKSEYVIYKLKEMGKITEKDVMLICKQFERLDSGNCGRITLGDLMEHHH, encoded by the exons ATGGAGAAAGAGCCACTCCTTCCTTCTTATCTCAGCCCCAAAGCATCACCTTACACATACCCATCTCCTATTTCCCTCTGCCCTTTACCGGAACACAATGAAATTTCAATCCCTCCAGTTTCTGTCCCTCTTACCCCTTCTGAACTCAAAGAACGGATTATATTTGGACCCGCTGAAGCTTCTGCAACTGCTATTGATGCTTTGACCTTGAACTTAACATCTCCAGACCATCCtgcttcttcatcttcaacaaaTCTTGAAACAGCTGATAATCAGAATTCTTGGTTGATTGACCCAAATTACCCTTCTTGGACGAAGAGTAATCTTCATAGGTCTAAAACAGCACCAGCAATGGCTGTTATAAATGATTTTGAACATTCACCTGTTTCTAAGCCACCCCAATTTGGGAAAATTTCAATTGTTGGACAAGGGGTTGCGCTTTTGATACTTTACTTGGCACTTGGGGTGGCGATATATTCCTtttttaaggatcattttaaaGCTACTGAGACTCACCCCATTGTTGATGCTTTGTATTTTTGTATTGTTACTATGTGTACTATTGGTTATGGTGATATAACTCCTGATAGTACGCCTACTAAGTTGTTCTCTATCTTGTTTGTGCTTGTGGGGTTTGGTTTTATCGATATTTTGCTTAGTGGGATGGTTAGTTATGTGCTTGATTTGCAAGAGAACTACTTGTTAAGGAGTATTAAAAGTGGGAAATCACATGATGCTAGGTCTTATATAATTGATGTGAAGAAGGGGAGGATGAGGATAAGAATGAAGGTGGCACTGGCATTGGGTGTTGTGGTTCTTTGTATTGGGGTTGGGGTTGCTGTTATGCATTTTGTTGAGAAGCTTGGGTGGATAGATGCATTTTATTTGTCAGTTATGTCCGTTACCACTGTCGGGTATGGTGATAGGGCATTCCAATCAATGACCGGTCGTATCTTTGCATCCGTTTGGTTGCTTGTGTCTACACTTGCAGTTGCTCGAGCCTTTCTCTACTTAGCTGAGGCCAGAATAGATAAACGTCATCGGAAAATGGCAAAATGGGTGCTTGATCAGGATATGACTGTTGCACAATTTCTTGCTGCTGATATCGATAATAATGGATTCGTGAG TAAATCAGAATATGTGATATACAAACTGAAAGAAATGGGGAAGATCACAGAGAAAGATGTAATGCTGATTTGCAAACAGTTTGAACGGCTGGACAGTGGCAACTGTGGAAGGATTACTCTCGGCGATCTAATGGAACACCACCATTAA